In one Pseudarthrobacter oxydans genomic region, the following are encoded:
- a CDS encoding amino-acid N-acetyltransferase, with protein MTDSFHIRPARTGDVPAIKKLVAPLAEQRILMAKETVAYYESLQEFRIAESSDGEVIGCGALHVMWEDLAEVRTLAASQDWRGKGVGHVLVESLLDEARALGVSRVFCLTFEVDFFKRHGFDVMADQSAVDPVVYSELLRSHDEGVAEFLDLARVKPNTLGNTRMIKVL; from the coding sequence GTGACTGACTCCTTTCATATTCGCCCTGCCCGCACCGGTGACGTCCCCGCCATCAAGAAGCTGGTGGCGCCGCTGGCGGAGCAGCGGATCCTCATGGCCAAGGAGACGGTGGCCTACTACGAAAGCCTGCAGGAGTTTCGGATCGCTGAATCCAGCGACGGCGAGGTCATTGGCTGCGGGGCGCTGCACGTCATGTGGGAAGACCTTGCCGAAGTCCGCACGCTCGCTGCTTCCCAGGACTGGCGCGGCAAGGGAGTAGGGCACGTGCTGGTGGAAAGCCTCCTGGATGAAGCCCGGGCCCTTGGCGTCTCCCGTGTTTTCTGCCTGACATTCGAGGTGGACTTCTTCAAGCGCCACGGGTTCGACGTCATGGCCGACCAGTCAGCAGTTGATCCCGTGGTTTATTCGGAACTCCTCCGCTCGCATGATGAGGGTGTTGCCGAGTTCCTGGACCTCGCGCGGGTCAAGCCCAACACCCTGGGCAACACACGCATGATCAAAGTGCTGTAG
- a CDS encoding alpha/beta fold hydrolase: MANLEPAIPDERPLTPFHDLDHYLSIPRVSGLALSPDGTRLVTTVATLNGKGTEFGTALWELDPAGQKHARRITRSAKGEAGAAFAANGDVYFTSARPDPDSPEEEPVKALWLLPADGGEARVVLNRAGGVGAVLTARNADAAFVTAEVLAGSADEEEDAERRKSRKDRKVSAILHSEYPVRYWDADLGPGQPRIFAVEPGEAQDGGKPATVDATAPLVLRNLTPDAGPRLREAETVVSPDGKTIYTSYTKPLAKADSRSILVAVDVASGSTKVLLDEEGMSFFPGPVSPDGSTLAVVSESDTTPQEAPQVKLHLLDVAGEGGDAPGGLVPLAHDWDRWPKPAAWLPDGSALLVTADDDGASPVFRISVPAGAAEVSVARVTQDAAAYSDVVVSPDGRSAYALRSSYEFPPEAVRLDLRTGEATRLPAPAERPVRPGRLERIAATAADGSRVPAYLALPEGASAESPAPMLLWIHGGPLGSWNAWTWRWNPWLMTARGYAVLLPDPALSTGYGQAHIQRGWGAWGKAPYADLMAVTDAAVQRPDLDAGRTAAMGGSFGGYMANWVAGQTDRFRAIVTHASLWALDQFGPTTDASQYWLKEMTEEMALDNSPHLHVENIGTPMLVIHGDKDYRVPIGEGLRLWYELLSKSKLAADQDGQTPHRFLYFPDENHWVLQPQHAKVWYQVVESFLARNVLGQDVPLPAELGL, translated from the coding sequence ATGGCTAACTTGGAACCGGCGATCCCGGATGAGCGACCTTTGACCCCTTTTCATGATTTGGACCATTATTTGTCAATCCCGCGGGTAAGTGGCCTCGCCCTGAGCCCGGACGGCACCCGGCTGGTCACTACCGTGGCCACCCTGAACGGGAAAGGCACCGAATTCGGTACCGCCCTGTGGGAGCTGGATCCCGCGGGGCAAAAGCACGCCCGGCGGATCACCCGCAGCGCCAAGGGTGAGGCGGGGGCGGCGTTCGCTGCCAATGGGGACGTCTATTTCACCTCCGCGCGGCCGGACCCGGACAGCCCCGAGGAGGAGCCCGTCAAGGCGCTCTGGCTGCTTCCCGCGGACGGCGGCGAAGCCCGCGTGGTGTTGAACCGGGCCGGCGGAGTGGGCGCCGTGCTGACGGCCCGGAACGCCGACGCCGCCTTCGTGACCGCGGAGGTCCTGGCCGGTTCCGCCGACGAAGAGGAGGACGCCGAACGCCGAAAATCGCGGAAGGACCGCAAGGTCTCCGCCATCCTGCACAGTGAATATCCGGTCCGGTACTGGGACGCGGACCTGGGACCGGGCCAGCCCCGGATCTTCGCGGTTGAGCCCGGCGAAGCACAGGACGGCGGCAAACCGGCAACCGTCGATGCCACCGCGCCGCTGGTCCTGCGGAACCTCACGCCGGATGCCGGACCCAGGCTGCGGGAGGCGGAAACCGTGGTCAGCCCCGATGGCAAAACCATCTACACGAGCTACACCAAGCCGCTGGCCAAGGCCGACAGCAGGTCCATCCTGGTGGCCGTGGACGTGGCCTCCGGCAGCACCAAGGTGCTCCTGGACGAGGAGGGCATGAGCTTTTTCCCGGGTCCCGTCAGCCCCGACGGCAGCACCCTGGCAGTTGTCAGCGAAAGCGACACCACGCCGCAGGAGGCCCCGCAGGTCAAGCTCCACCTGCTGGACGTAGCCGGGGAAGGCGGAGACGCCCCGGGCGGCCTGGTGCCGCTGGCTCACGACTGGGACCGGTGGCCCAAGCCCGCTGCCTGGCTTCCGGACGGGTCCGCCCTCCTGGTCACCGCGGACGACGACGGCGCGTCGCCGGTCTTCCGGATCAGCGTCCCCGCCGGCGCGGCTGAAGTAAGTGTCGCCCGGGTGACGCAGGACGCTGCGGCCTACTCCGACGTCGTGGTTTCGCCGGACGGACGCAGCGCCTACGCCCTGCGGAGCTCCTACGAGTTCCCGCCTGAAGCGGTACGGCTGGACCTGCGGACGGGCGAGGCCACGCGGCTGCCCGCCCCCGCGGAGCGGCCGGTGCGCCCCGGCAGGCTGGAACGCATCGCTGCGACGGCGGCGGACGGGTCCCGTGTCCCGGCCTACCTCGCGCTGCCGGAGGGCGCGTCAGCGGAGTCTCCGGCGCCCATGCTCCTGTGGATCCATGGTGGACCGCTCGGGTCCTGGAACGCCTGGACCTGGCGGTGGAACCCGTGGCTGATGACTGCCAGGGGCTATGCGGTCCTCCTGCCCGACCCTGCGCTCTCCACCGGGTACGGCCAGGCCCACATCCAGCGCGGGTGGGGAGCCTGGGGCAAAGCACCGTACGCGGACCTGATGGCCGTCACGGACGCCGCGGTCCAGCGGCCCGACCTCGACGCCGGCCGGACCGCCGCCATGGGAGGGTCCTTCGGCGGCTACATGGCCAACTGGGTGGCAGGGCAGACGGACCGGTTCAGGGCAATCGTGACGCACGCGAGCCTGTGGGCGCTGGACCAGTTCGGCCCCACCACGGACGCCTCGCAGTACTGGCTTAAGGAAATGACAGAAGAGATGGCGCTGGACAACTCACCGCACCTTCACGTCGAAAACATCGGCACGCCCATGCTGGTGATCCACGGGGACAAGGACTACCGGGTGCCCATCGGCGAGGGGCTGCGGCTTTGGTACGAGCTGCTGTCCAAGTCAAAGCTCGCCGCGGACCAGGACGGGCAGACGCCGCATCGGTTCCTGTATTTTCCGGACGAGAACCACTGGGTGCTCCAGCCGCAGCATGCAAAGGTCTGGTACCAGGTTGTGGAGTCATTCCTGGCCAGGAATGTCCTAGGCCAGGACGTGCCACTGCCCGCCGAACTCGGGCTGTAG